CAAGTGACCTGATGCGATGGGCGCGCGCGTCGCTTGGAGAGTACATCGGCGCGGATCCCAACGACCTGGTCTATGTGCCCAACGCGACCACCGGGCTCAACATCGTGGCCCGCTCTCTGCGGCTCAACCCCGGGGACGAGGTGCTGACCACCGACCACGAGTATGGAGCGCTTGACCGCACCTGGCAGTTTATCTGCGAGAGACAGAAGGCGGTGTGCGTGCGGGCGCCGGTGCCCCTGCCGGTCACCTCCCAGGAAGAGGTCGTGGAGGCGGTCTGGTCACGCGTGACGCCCAGGACCCGGGTTCTGTTCGCCAGCCACATCACCCCGCCCACCGCATTGATTCTCCCTGTTGGGGAACTGGTCCGCCGCGCCCGGGCCGAGGGCATCCTCTCCGTGATAGACGGCGCCCACGCGCCGGGGCAGATCCCTCTTGACCTTGAATCGCTGGGCGCCGACTTCTACGCGGGCAACTGCCACAAGTGGATGTGCGCGCCCAAGGGCTCGGCGTTCCTGTATGCGAGGAGAGAGGCCCAGCGGCTGCTCGAGCCGCTGGTCGTGAGCTGGGGGTGGCGGTCCGACAAGCCGGGACCGTCCCGGTTCATAGACGAGCACGAGTACCAGGGGACGCGCGATCTGGCGGCCTTCCTGGCCGTGCCCTCTGCGATCGAGTTCTTCAGGGAGCACGACTGGGACGCGGTGCGGCAGGAGTGCCACGCCACGGCCAAAGGCGCGCGTCGGGCGATCGAGGCGCTGACCGGGTTGCCGCCGATCTGCCCAGACACGCGACCGGACGGCAGCCCATGGTTCGCCCAGATGGCGAGCGCGCTTCTGCCTCCCTGCGACCCGGAGGCGTTCCAGCAACGGTTGCGCGAGGAGTTCAGGATCGAGGTGCCGGTGTGGAACTGGAACGGCCGGCCGCTGCTGCGTGTGTCGGTCCAGGGGTACAATACGCGGGCCGACGTTGACGCGCTGATCACTGCTTTGATCCGGGCGGTCGGGGCGCTACGCCCGTAGCTTCTGACCGGCGTGCAGTA
The Armatimonadota bacterium DNA segment above includes these coding regions:
- a CDS encoding aminotransferase class V-fold PLP-dependent enzyme, with the protein product MTDSRTSNPDAHAAAIRDQFLLRRDVIFLNHGSFGACPKPVFEAYQHWQRELESQPVEFFARRASDLMRWARASLGEYIGADPNDLVYVPNATTGLNIVARSLRLNPGDEVLTTDHEYGALDRTWQFICERQKAVCVRAPVPLPVTSQEEVVEAVWSRVTPRTRVLFASHITPPTALILPVGELVRRARAEGILSVIDGAHAPGQIPLDLESLGADFYAGNCHKWMCAPKGSAFLYARREAQRLLEPLVVSWGWRSDKPGPSRFIDEHEYQGTRDLAAFLAVPSAIEFFREHDWDAVRQECHATAKGARRAIEALTGLPPICPDTRPDGSPWFAQMASALLPPCDPEAFQQRLREEFRIEVPVWNWNGRPLLRVSVQGYNTRADVDALITALIRAVGALRP